Proteins co-encoded in one Zootoca vivipara chromosome 3, rZooViv1.1, whole genome shotgun sequence genomic window:
- the BAG2 gene encoding BAG family molecular chaperone regulator 2, whose translation MCRALPAPSAGRGGVGPSSPKGGGGSPPPLAARRVSALLQSACLRGRSAGKRRAGKKQRASWLSRPAMAQAKISSSRSSSSVAEAGGQQQASGGQLRGRFFRSTSMADRSSRLLECLDQLERRVEALRDTASSMEQEKESLLEMIHGIQNSQDMRSISEGEREELSLTAKRLMGRTLTVEVSVETIRNPQQQESLLHATRMIDEIVGKLLDDLEDSKSRLMSLYGACTSEVPAAPVNQKFQSVVIGCAIEDQKKIKRRLETLLRNIENSEKSIMLLEHHKSTARHLCNNGKD comes from the exons atgtgcagagcgcTTCCCGCCCCCTCCGCGGGCAGGGGCGGGGTGGGCCCCTCTTCTCCTAAGGGAGGGGGCGGCTCGCCTCCTCCTTTGGCGGCGCGTCGGGTGTCAGCCCTGCTGCAGTCTGCCTGCCTGCGGGGACGCTCTGCAGGCAAGCGGCGGGCGGGGAAGAAGCAGCGGGCGTCTTGGCTCTCTCGGCCTGCCATGGCCCAGGCCAAGATCAGCAGCTCCAGGAGCAGCTCCAGCGTCGCCGAAGCCGGCGGCCAGCAGCAAGCGAGTGGGGGGCAGCTGCGGGGCCGCTTCTTCCGCTCCACCTCCATGGCGGACCGATCCAGCCGCCTGCTCGAGTGCCTGGACCAGCTGGAGAGGAG ggtTGAAGCTTTGCGCGATACAGCATCTTCAATGGAGCAGGAAAAGGAATCACTTCTAGAAATGATCCATGGCATACAAAACAGCCAGGATATGAGGAGCATTAGTGAAG GTGAAAGGGAAGAACTCAGTCTGACTGCTAAACGCTTGATGGGCAGAACCCTCACGGTGGAGGTTTCAGTAGAAACCATCCGAAATCCCCAGCAGCAAGAGTCCCTATTACATGCCACACGGATGATCGATGAAATAGTTGGCAAACTATTGGATGATTTGGAAGACTCCAAGAGCCGCTTAATGTCGCTTTATGGTGCTTGTACATCTGAAGTGCCAGCTGCACCTGTGAACCAAAAATTCCAGTCTGTTGTAATTGGATGCGCGATAGAAGATCAGAAGAAAATCAAAAGACGGCTAGAGACTCTTCTCAGAAACATAGAAAACTCTGAAAAATCTATCATGCTTTTGGAGCACCATAAATCCACCGCAAGGCACCTCTGCAACAATGGGAAAGATTAA
- the RAB23 gene encoding ras-related protein Rab-23: protein MLEEDLEVAIKVVVVGNGAVGKSSMIQRYCKGIFTKDYKKTIGVDFLEREMQVNNEDVRLMLWDTAGQEEFDAITKAYYRGAQACVLVFSTVDRESFEAIPTWKEKVVSEVGDIPTVLVQNKIDLLDESCIKNEEAEALAKKLKLRFYRASVKEDLNVTEVFKYLAEKYLQKLKQRIVEDPEVVHTSSNKIGVFNTAGGSHSGQNSNLLNGGDVINLRPNKQRTKKNRSPFSNCSIP from the exons ATGTTGGAGGAAGATCTGGAAGTGGCCATCAAAGTGGTGGTGGTTGGAAACGGAGCTGTTGGGAAGTCCAGTATGATCCAGAGATATTGCAAAGGAATTTTCACGAAAGACTACAAGAAAACTATTGGAGTTGATTTCCTGGAAAGAGAAATGCA agtcaaCAATGAAGATGTCCGACTGATGCTGTGGGACACAGCAGGTCAAGAAGAATTTGATGCAATTACGAAAGCTTATTACAGAG GAGCCCAAGCGTGTGTGCTTGTGTTTTCGACTGTTGACAGAGAATCTTTTGAAGCAATCCCTACTTGGAAGGAGAAAGTAGTATCTGAAGTCGGAGACATCCCTACAGTGCTTGTTCAGAATAAGATTGACCTCCTAGATGAATCTTGTATAAAGAA TGAAGAAGCAGAAGCGTTGGCAAAAAAGCTAAAATTAAGATTCTACCGAGCATCTGTAAAGGAGGACCTAAACGTAACAGAAG TTTTTAAGTATTTGGCTGAGAAGTACCTTCAAAAACTCAAACAAAGAATAGTTGAAGATCCAGAAGTAGTACACACAAGTAGTAACAAAATTG GTGTTTTCAACACAGCAGGTGGAAGTCATTCTGGGCAGAATTCTAACTTGCTTAATGGTGGTGATGTCATCAACCTTAGGCCAAACAAACAAAGGACCAAGAAAAACAGAAGCCCTTTTAGCAACTGCAGCATTCCCTAG